GAAGAACCCGTGGCGTGTGAATATGTCTTTTAACACTCCATGTGTAGTGTAATATTCTGTTTGTAAATCTTTAAGTAAACGATGGTGACCTCGTGCTTTCACGTAATTCTCTGTATCCTCACGAGCTTGTTCATCTTTAAATGTTGTGTCTGCAAAAACAATTTTTCCAGACTTTCCGAGGAGTTTGTTATAGATAGAAACAGCCTGTTCCTTCTCAATATCCGTCAAGTGATGGAATGCATAAGTGCTGACAATCGTATCCACATTGTCTTGAATTGTAGGGAAGTCAAGGAAATCTCCGGTAAGTAGGATACAAGGAAGCTCGCGCTTCTCCATTTGAGCACGCATCCCTTCGGAAGGCTCAATACCGTACACCTTTAG
The nucleotide sequence above comes from Paenibacillus sp. IHBB 10380. Encoded proteins:
- a CDS encoding class I SAM-dependent DNA methyltransferase, which translates into the protein MGREFIGLFDEWSENYNHTVSGNDPEYKEVFEHYEHILDKVASLSSGVVIEFGVGTGNLTFKLLQRGLKVYGIEPSEGMRAQMEKRELPCILLTGDFLDFPTIQDNVDTIVSTYAFHHLTDIEKEQAVSIYNKLLGKSGKIVFADTTFKDEQAREDTENYVKARGHHRLLKDLQTEYYTTHGVLKDIFTRHGFFVRFNQLNRYVWLIEASREQITN